In the genome of Taurinivorans muris, one region contains:
- a CDS encoding MFS transporter has product MFYGWKITLLGSAGNFLLQGSTIYIMNAFIEPLNALYGWTRADISTIMFFAALFGAFSMPVFSSLALRIPLRLIMSAGALLGGLCAIGMGITDNLYVFGLLFILTWISGQAFGGVSANILINKWFSRFQGRAFGICNIGNSLAGAVLPFLLMISIQYTNVKLTWILYGIIILCFVPVCLFLIVEKPSDMGLHADNLANGKKEIRSEVFIPLKTVLQYPEIYYIGFTFGFMLMSSSSVLSQLKLRFTDVGIESFTAMALMCLTAFFCAIAKYLWGWLCDKICPVLVTRILVLFHIGALFLLFIPANLAVILIFTVCFGLAAGGSWAVMPSITAYLFGKERFICTYRAVSPFVILKALGFLIVGFSYSFFGSYDAAYLIFIVILSCCFLLTLLLKPLTTQNTLTVA; this is encoded by the coding sequence ATGTTCTACGGTTGGAAAATAACCCTCCTGGGCTCGGCAGGAAATTTCCTGTTGCAGGGCTCCACCATTTACATCATGAACGCTTTTATTGAACCTTTGAACGCGCTCTACGGCTGGACAAGGGCGGACATCAGCACAATCATGTTTTTTGCGGCATTGTTCGGGGCGTTCAGCATGCCTGTATTTTCTTCGTTAGCCTTGCGTATTCCTTTACGGCTGATTATGTCCGCCGGCGCGCTGCTCGGCGGGCTCTGCGCAATAGGCATGGGAATAACGGATAACTTGTATGTCTTCGGACTGCTGTTTATCTTGACATGGATATCCGGCCAAGCTTTCGGCGGTGTCAGCGCCAATATCTTAATAAACAAATGGTTCAGCCGGTTCCAGGGCAGGGCTTTCGGCATCTGCAATATCGGCAATTCGCTGGCGGGCGCGGTCCTTCCTTTTCTCTTAATGATTTCGATACAATACACGAATGTTAAACTGACATGGATACTATACGGAATAATCATTTTATGTTTCGTGCCCGTTTGCCTTTTCCTCATCGTTGAAAAGCCGTCCGACATGGGACTGCATGCGGACAACCTCGCAAACGGAAAAAAAGAAATCAGGAGTGAAGTTTTCATTCCCCTGAAAACGGTTTTGCAATATCCCGAAATATATTACATAGGGTTCACGTTCGGTTTCATGCTCATGTCATCCAGCAGTGTTCTCAGTCAGCTGAAACTGCGCTTTACCGATGTCGGCATAGAATCGTTCACCGCCATGGCTTTGATGTGTCTTACAGCCTTTTTTTGCGCCATTGCCAAATACCTTTGGGGCTGGCTTTGCGACAAAATCTGCCCTGTCCTCGTGACAAGGATTTTGGTTTTGTTCCATATCGGCGCGCTGTTTTTATTATTTATCCCCGCAAACCTTGCCGTCATCCTTATTTTTACGGTTTGCTTCGGACTTGCCGCCGGCGGTTCCTGGGCTGTCATGCCTTCAATAACGGCATATCTGTTCGGCAAAGAACGCTTCATCTGCACATACAGGGCTGTTTCCCCCTTTGTCATTCTGAAAGCGTTGGGATTTCTCATTGTCGGCTTCAGTTATTCATTTTTCGGGTCATACGATGCCGCCTATCTGATTTTTATCGTCATCCTTTCCTGCTGCTTCCTCTTGACCCTGCTTTTAAAACCTTTAACAACCCAAAATACGCTTACTGTCGCGTAA
- a CDS encoding amidohydrolase has protein sequence MIKATEIYYNGNIITMDGKKSTATHLAVKGDTILAVGHAEVLQYKNEETACIDLRGKTMLPGFYDGHSHLMRAGQQYLYFLDLSPYPLGTLRSLQDTAQKIKEHSKTKQKGEWIICGGFDETSIREARHYTLRELDEIAPEHPLVIRHISGHILLANSLAYRLANITENTPDPAGGRYQRDEQGNFTGIVEEPVAMEPFFQKGLPMTEEKWQKAVEHASSIYVSKGVTTAQDGNVTQSMWDSFFKAHEKNMLKCRVQLLPRFPLGYMDLDNFGNTKPGTQLTKDKYISLGAVKLIQDGSLQAYTGYLSKPYHKMIYHGLPHDSWTGYPTRSRESLMELVLKFHKQGWQIAIHGNGDNAIEDIIAAFEHAQQKYPRHDVRHIIIHCQTVREDQLDRMQKAKLIPSFFVTHTYFWGDRHKNIFLGKERAERINPLQSALRRNIPFTLHNDTYVTPIDPLFSVWSAVNRKTASGEILGEEQQIDVYNALKAVTIWGAYQFHEEKIKGSLEKGKLADFVILDKNPLETPKETIKDIAVLAAVIGGKCVFGML, from the coding sequence ATGATTAAAGCAACAGAAATTTATTACAATGGAAATATCATCACCATGGACGGTAAAAAATCAACCGCCACCCATTTGGCGGTGAAAGGCGATACCATTCTTGCTGTCGGCCATGCTGAAGTGCTGCAATACAAAAATGAGGAAACCGCCTGTATCGACCTGCGCGGGAAAACCATGCTTCCCGGATTTTATGACGGGCACAGCCATCTCATGCGCGCAGGACAGCAATACCTATATTTTTTGGACCTTTCCCCTTATCCTTTGGGAACATTGCGTTCGCTCCAAGATACTGCCCAAAAAATCAAGGAACACAGCAAAACCAAACAAAAAGGGGAATGGATCATCTGCGGAGGCTTTGACGAAACATCCATTCGGGAAGCAAGGCACTATACCTTACGGGAACTTGACGAAATCGCCCCCGAACATCCGCTCGTCATCCGCCATATTTCCGGACATATCCTTTTGGCGAACAGCCTCGCTTACCGGCTTGCGAACATAACCGAAAACACGCCCGACCCCGCAGGCGGCCGCTATCAGCGCGACGAACAGGGAAATTTCACCGGTATTGTCGAAGAACCTGTCGCCATGGAGCCTTTTTTCCAAAAAGGACTGCCCATGACGGAAGAAAAATGGCAAAAAGCCGTCGAACACGCCTCTTCAATCTATGTTTCAAAAGGCGTGACAACGGCACAGGACGGAAATGTCACCCAAAGCATGTGGGACAGTTTTTTCAAAGCCCATGAAAAAAACATGCTCAAATGCCGCGTACAGCTGCTACCCCGCTTTCCTTTGGGATACATGGACTTGGATAACTTCGGGAACACGAAGCCGGGGACGCAGCTGACCAAAGACAAGTATATTTCCCTGGGCGCTGTCAAACTCATTCAAGACGGAAGTCTGCAAGCCTATACGGGCTATTTGTCAAAACCGTATCATAAGATGATTTATCACGGTCTTCCGCACGATTCATGGACTGGCTATCCCACCCGCTCCCGTGAAAGCCTCATGGAACTGGTGCTGAAATTTCATAAGCAAGGCTGGCAGATCGCCATACACGGAAACGGCGACAACGCCATAGAAGATATCATCGCAGCCTTTGAACACGCACAACAGAAATATCCCCGCCACGACGTCCGGCACATCATCATTCACTGCCAGACAGTCAGGGAAGATCAGCTCGACCGTATGCAAAAAGCGAAACTCATTCCTTCATTCTTTGTCACGCATACGTATTTTTGGGGCGACAGGCATAAGAACATCTTTTTGGGAAAGGAGCGCGCCGAACGAATCAATCCCCTGCAAAGCGCGCTGCGCCGCAATATTCCCTTTACCTTGCACAACGATACCTATGTTACCCCGATAGACCCTCTTTTTTCCGTTTGGTCTGCCGTCAACAGAAAAACCGCTTCCGGCGAGATTCTGGGAGAAGAACAGCAAATCGATGTTTACAACGCCTTGAAAGCCGTCACGATTTGGGGGGCGTATCAATTCCATGAAGAAAAAATAAAAGGCAGCCTTGAAAAAGGCAAACTTGCGGATTTTGTCATACTTGATAAAAATCCGCTCGAAACACCGAAAGAAACCATTAAAGACATTGCCGTCCTTGCAGCCGTTATCGGCGGAAAATGCGTTTTCGGCATGCTTTAA
- a CDS encoding ABC transporter substrate-binding protein — MKFIDKISTAILGIMFFSAPAAGYAAVYADEAEITTAWQSEHEAFIPWYAKKMQWDKELGINLKLLHFQSGDEIAKSLQSTDWAVAGIGMKPALTSVHAHKMLLIGIANNESEANAVYVHKDSPIVSVKGQLAEYPGLCGSKELIANKTVLYTKNTSAELLLDVWLDRFDLTKSDLKLKSFDPRAASGAFKAGMGDIFATWSPYTLVSEKNGFVQIANGKTCGIEQYVFLVANSDYASRHPEQIEKVMQLYFRGIERILHADKQEIAKEYIQFYKEWIGQELDMETALRDLELHRIYPLAEQIGMFRQNDANQSTVKNFLLEMIDFYNRQGAVKSDDLPRLQRLDNVSDTFLKAVRQLQ, encoded by the coding sequence ATGAAATTTATTGACAAAATCAGCACTGCAATATTGGGTATCATGTTTTTTTCCGCTCCGGCGGCAGGTTATGCCGCAGTTTATGCCGATGAAGCCGAAATAACGACGGCATGGCAAAGCGAACATGAAGCCTTCATTCCTTGGTACGCGAAAAAAATGCAATGGGATAAGGAACTCGGAATCAATTTGAAACTGCTGCATTTCCAATCCGGCGATGAAATAGCGAAGTCCCTGCAATCCACCGATTGGGCGGTGGCGGGAATCGGCATGAAACCGGCATTGACCTCGGTCCATGCCCATAAAATGCTGCTTATCGGCATTGCGAATAACGAATCGGAAGCAAACGCCGTTTATGTTCATAAAGACAGCCCGATTGTATCCGTAAAGGGACAACTTGCTGAATATCCCGGACTTTGCGGTTCCAAAGAATTGATTGCAAACAAAACCGTTTTGTACACGAAAAATACTTCCGCGGAGTTATTGCTTGATGTTTGGCTCGACCGTTTCGATTTGACAAAAAGCGATTTAAAATTGAAAAGCTTTGACCCGAGAGCCGCCTCAGGAGCATTCAAAGCCGGCATGGGCGATATTTTCGCCACATGGTCGCCTTATACGCTTGTTTCGGAAAAAAACGGATTTGTACAAATCGCCAACGGAAAAACGTGCGGCATTGAACAATATGTTTTTCTTGTCGCAAATTCGGACTACGCTTCCAGACATCCCGAACAAATTGAAAAAGTGATGCAGCTTTACTTCAGGGGCATTGAACGGATACTGCATGCGGATAAACAGGAAATCGCCAAGGAATATATACAGTTCTACAAAGAATGGATAGGGCAGGAGCTTGATATGGAAACGGCATTGCGTGATTTGGAACTTCACCGCATATATCCTTTGGCGGAACAAATCGGCATGTTCAGGCAAAATGACGCCAATCAAAGCACCGTGAAAAACTTCCTGCTGGAAATGATTGATTTTTATAACAGGCAAGGCGCAGTCAAAAGCGACGATCTGCCCCGCCTGCAACGTTTGGACAATGTTTCCGATACGTTTTTAAAAGCGGTGCGGCAGCTTCAATAA
- a CDS encoding sigma 54-interacting transcriptional regulator → MAELKKINESIVELFKNCSEFSRNETRDAEVLIEKYMELINARTPELFLKQFNSPVQREYSEFDVLILSIHEIMAKELEEIEKLLVRVENAVSSFQDIGYSLLQEIMERLYAFGIVLSVCNIGEKLKILDMLYRIFGIILYFRITQHACLIRFAKILLSHCGQIRKSYILFLEILLHLIENFDFRNIAAVDSYLLKLNGIEAETQEELSFLLLLKGLLNYYRGKMNILIDIYEQYVLLSPHSYVYLNEYFCLKVSLGAMTLSDFSFSYGIIQSFRIAAKYKERNHVAIRWLSHLAFLVLHKRNFVIARQCIQETEKLVKNVFANVPASFIRRAKAYYWYLQEDYKKAVQILNEDSERSFVDGKFIAPMTDPRVMEMMYDLQIAKGFDLGNYNVKNLIDYYLADISCVTRGIAYYWLALLAKEEKEKKNNLEKAFEQICQTGCIRLIEQIGFALLSCLSDNEKIPVREKIEYWQLKKNSYASSADNAPFYSTYNCLNMLLASKNNAQNYFNIQHFLLILQKELGAQRVAFFEVDEQKELCLGTINISSIEIEKFSLSVIKNKVMEYLTSKTSSPEYYLVSDCIGIFCFSKNKCSTYVLYLENDLKDGIFLSFNDIEKKAFSWFLYCYIRSNVSRFQQNSIASSYHSVFKYKTELEPFWGDDMVLVLERVRNIAYTDISILITGETGVGKEQLAVYIHKNSRADMPFICVHLASIPLELFESELFGHEKGSFTGALQQKKGVFELAHNGTLFLDEIADVPMQMQIKLLRVLQNKKFNRVGGNEPIFSDFRLIVATNKDLWKEVTRGNFREDLYYRISMVTILIPPLRERKKDFPLLVQHIHSWYCTKYNKEIGRINKTDYQKLYEYDWKGNIRELCSVLEKYVVLGEIEFHKEGTERDIDCDAAPGLPKKSVSPFAGDKLVSLEELEKQYIAHVLEKTNGKIYGNGGALEILKMKKSTFYNRLEQYGIRLKNTAVQ, encoded by the coding sequence ATGGCGGAATTGAAAAAAATAAATGAGAGCATTGTGGAGCTTTTTAAAAATTGCTCGGAATTTTCGCGGAACGAAACAAGGGACGCGGAAGTATTGATTGAAAAATACATGGAATTGATCAACGCCCGCACTCCGGAATTGTTTTTAAAGCAATTCAACAGCCCTGTGCAAAGGGAGTATTCGGAATTTGACGTATTGATTTTGTCGATTCATGAAATAATGGCGAAAGAACTGGAGGAAATAGAAAAGTTATTGGTGCGGGTTGAAAATGCCGTCAGTTCGTTTCAGGATATCGGTTACTCGCTTTTGCAGGAAATCATGGAAAGGCTGTACGCGTTTGGAATAGTCTTATCCGTTTGCAATATCGGTGAAAAATTAAAAATTTTGGACATGCTTTATAGGATTTTCGGAATAATTTTATATTTCAGGATAACGCAGCATGCCTGTTTAATAAGGTTTGCGAAAATCTTATTGAGCCACTGCGGGCAAATCAGAAAATCATATATATTGTTTCTGGAAATTTTATTGCATTTGATTGAAAATTTTGATTTCAGAAATATTGCCGCCGTCGATTCCTATTTATTGAAATTAAACGGCATTGAGGCCGAAACTCAGGAAGAATTGTCGTTTCTGCTCTTGCTCAAAGGATTATTGAATTATTATCGGGGAAAAATGAATATTCTGATAGATATTTACGAGCAATACGTTTTGCTTTCGCCCCATTCGTATGTTTATTTGAATGAATATTTTTGCCTGAAAGTCAGCCTTGGCGCCATGACGCTGTCTGATTTCAGTTTTTCCTATGGCATTATCCAGTCGTTTAGGATTGCAGCCAAGTATAAGGAAAGAAATCATGTCGCCATCCGCTGGCTGAGCCATTTGGCTTTTTTGGTTTTGCATAAGCGTAATTTCGTTATTGCAAGGCAATGTATCCAGGAAACCGAAAAACTGGTAAAAAATGTTTTTGCGAATGTTCCTGCGAGTTTTATCCGCCGTGCAAAAGCCTATTACTGGTATTTGCAGGAAGATTACAAGAAAGCCGTGCAGATTTTGAATGAAGATTCCGAGCGTTCCTTTGTCGACGGAAAATTCATCGCTCCCATGACGGACCCGAGAGTGATGGAAATGATGTATGATTTGCAGATAGCCAAAGGTTTTGATTTGGGCAATTACAATGTTAAAAATTTAATAGACTATTACCTTGCGGATATTTCGTGCGTTACCCGCGGAATTGCGTATTATTGGCTCGCTCTTTTGGCAAAGGAGGAAAAAGAGAAAAAAAATAATTTGGAAAAGGCGTTTGAACAGATTTGCCAAACCGGCTGCATTCGGTTGATTGAACAAATCGGCTTTGCATTGTTATCCTGCCTTTCCGATAATGAAAAAATTCCTGTGCGGGAAAAAATTGAATATTGGCAATTGAAAAAAAACAGTTACGCGTCTTCAGCCGACAACGCCCCTTTTTATTCGACGTACAATTGCCTCAATATGTTGCTGGCAAGCAAGAACAATGCGCAGAATTATTTTAATATCCAGCATTTTTTGCTTATTTTGCAAAAGGAATTGGGGGCGCAGCGCGTAGCCTTTTTTGAGGTGGATGAACAAAAGGAACTTTGTTTGGGAACAATAAATATCAGCAGCATTGAGATTGAGAAATTCTCGCTGAGCGTTATCAAAAACAAGGTGATGGAATATTTGACGAGCAAAACGTCAAGTCCGGAATATTATTTGGTTTCCGATTGTATCGGAATTTTTTGTTTTTCAAAAAACAAATGCTCAACCTATGTGCTTTATTTGGAAAATGATTTGAAAGACGGCATTTTTTTGAGTTTTAATGATATTGAGAAAAAAGCGTTCTCATGGTTTTTATATTGTTACATACGGAGCAATGTCAGCAGATTTCAGCAAAATTCCATTGCCAGCTCCTATCATTCGGTGTTCAAATACAAAACGGAATTGGAACCCTTTTGGGGCGATGACATGGTTTTGGTTTTGGAAAGAGTGCGCAATATCGCATATACTGATATTTCCATTCTCATAACCGGAGAAACGGGCGTCGGCAAGGAACAGCTGGCTGTATACATTCATAAGAACAGCCGTGCGGACATGCCTTTCATTTGCGTGCATTTGGCGTCAATTCCTTTGGAATTGTTTGAAAGCGAACTTTTCGGGCATGAAAAAGGCTCTTTTACCGGTGCCTTGCAGCAAAAAAAAGGCGTTTTTGAGCTGGCGCACAACGGAACCTTGTTTTTGGACGAAATTGCCGATGTTCCGATGCAAATGCAGATAAAGCTATTGCGGGTCCTGCAGAATAAGAAGTTTAACCGTGTCGGGGGCAATGAGCCTATTTTTTCTGACTTCCGCTTAATTGTGGCGACCAATAAAGATTTATGGAAAGAAGTCACGCGGGGTAATTTCAGGGAAGATTTATATTACCGCATTTCCATGGTGACCATATTGATTCCGCCTCTGCGCGAACGGAAAAAAGATTTTCCGTTGCTCGTACAGCATATCCATTCATGGTATTGCACGAAATACAATAAGGAAATCGGGCGGATAAACAAAACCGATTATCAAAAACTCTATGAATACGACTGGAAAGGAAATATTAGGGAATTGTGCAGCGTGCTTGAAAAGTATGTTGTGCTTGGAGAGATTGAATTTCATAAGGAAGGGACGGAAAGGGACATTGATTGTGATGCTGCGCCTGGTTTGCCGAAAAAAAGCGTAAGTCCTTTTGCCGGGGATAAATTGGTATCGCTGGAAGAGTTGGAAAAACAGTATATCGCCCATGTGCTTGAAAAAACAAACGGAAAAATTTACGGAAACGGCGGTGCGCTGGAAATATTGAAAATGAAAAAATCGACTTTTTATAACCGCTTGGAACAATATGGAATAAGGTTGAAAAATACGGCAGTGCAATGA
- a CDS encoding tripartite tricarboxylate transporter TctB family protein yields the protein MNNKTDFSIGMGILLLCAVMFQQIMLLPPPEGSEPFSARSFPLGITIFLSILSILLICSSFKKQAAASAWPESAILAKIGLMALAIFLYVMAFMFIGEFSIQHAWPVGVVFIASTIVFLFAAQLVTGYRNIAKISLISVTASVLFYFIFVHFFKVPLP from the coding sequence ATGAACAACAAAACCGATTTTTCAATAGGCATGGGAATCCTTTTGCTATGCGCCGTCATGTTTCAGCAAATCATGCTGTTGCCTCCCCCGGAGGGTTCGGAACCATTTTCCGCACGCTCGTTCCCTTTAGGAATAACCATTTTTCTTTCCATTCTTTCAATATTATTGATATGCTCCTCCTTTAAAAAACAAGCCGCCGCTTCCGCATGGCCGGAATCCGCCATTTTGGCAAAAATCGGATTAATGGCCCTTGCCATTTTCCTCTACGTTATGGCTTTCATGTTCATAGGCGAGTTTTCCATTCAGCATGCATGGCCCGTAGGTGTTGTTTTTATTGCGTCGACAATAGTATTCCTCTTTGCCGCGCAGCTTGTCACAGGATATAGGAACATTGCCAAAATATCTTTGATTTCGGTAACCGCGAGCGTATTATTTTACTTCATCTTCGTTCACTTTTTCAAAGTGCCGCTACCATAA
- a CDS encoding tripartite tricarboxylate transporter permease: MFDMFINAFNSATTLEALIANFIGVALGIVFGALPGLTAVMGVALLIPLTFGFPPVTAFSALLGMYCGAIYAGSITAILVSTPGTAAAAATMLEGPKLTEKGESLKALEMTTWASFIGGIFSCFVLTTIAPQLAVFALDFSAPEYFALGLFGLTIVASLSEGALLKGCISAALGLLIAMIGMDPLSGDMRMTFGSINLMSGVALVPALVGLYALSQVLVTLESILKGTTLNAATISRKGVTFSEFWLCKKALLLGSVIGTFVGIIPATGSGTASFAAYSETKRHSKHPEKFGNGSIEGLAATESANNAVTGGALIPLLTLGVPGDVVTAIILGALMIQGLTPGPLLFHEQGTLVYSIFTALFLSNLFMLVCGLFSVRIFAKIVRIPGGILMPIVSTLCVVGAYALNNNNFDLISLIFFGGLGYVLTKASIPLAPLLLAMILSGIIEINFRRTIGLFNNDYTVFFTRPISAFFVIVSILIVARILFKELKKYRNTVHGQESL; this comes from the coding sequence ATGTTTGACATGTTTATCAATGCCTTCAATTCCGCAACGACACTTGAAGCTCTTATCGCAAACTTCATCGGTGTTGCGTTGGGTATCGTTTTCGGCGCATTGCCGGGGCTGACAGCCGTCATGGGTGTTGCGCTCTTGATTCCGCTGACGTTCGGCTTTCCGCCTGTCACTGCATTTTCAGCCCTTTTGGGAATGTACTGCGGAGCTATTTATGCAGGAAGCATCACGGCGATTTTGGTCAGCACGCCGGGAACCGCCGCCGCTGCCGCAACCATGCTCGAAGGTCCGAAGCTCACGGAAAAAGGAGAATCCCTAAAAGCGCTTGAAATGACGACATGGGCTTCTTTCATCGGAGGTATCTTCTCTTGCTTCGTCCTTACGACCATTGCTCCGCAGTTGGCTGTTTTCGCGCTGGATTTCAGCGCTCCAGAATATTTCGCACTGGGACTTTTCGGATTGACCATTGTCGCTTCCCTTTCAGAGGGGGCTTTGCTGAAAGGCTGCATATCCGCTGCTCTCGGTCTTCTTATCGCAATGATAGGCATGGACCCTCTTTCCGGGGATATGCGGATGACTTTCGGCAGTATCAATTTAATGAGCGGAGTCGCCTTGGTTCCCGCCCTTGTGGGGCTTTACGCCCTTTCCCAAGTTCTTGTGACCCTTGAATCGATTCTAAAAGGAACAACGCTCAATGCCGCAACAATTTCCCGCAAAGGTGTCACATTTTCCGAATTTTGGCTCTGCAAAAAAGCATTGCTGCTGGGTTCGGTCATCGGAACGTTCGTAGGTATCATTCCCGCCACCGGTTCGGGCACAGCGTCCTTTGCCGCATACAGTGAAACCAAAAGACATTCCAAACACCCTGAAAAATTCGGAAACGGCTCCATAGAAGGTCTTGCCGCAACAGAATCCGCCAATAACGCCGTAACCGGCGGAGCGTTGATTCCCCTTCTCACCTTGGGGGTTCCCGGTGATGTCGTAACGGCTATCATATTAGGGGCATTGATGATTCAGGGCTTGACCCCCGGACCGCTTCTTTTCCACGAACAGGGAACCCTTGTTTACAGCATTTTCACCGCACTGTTTCTTTCCAACCTTTTCATGCTCGTATGCGGTTTGTTTTCCGTAAGGATTTTTGCAAAAATCGTGCGGATTCCCGGCGGAATTTTAATGCCGATAGTGAGCACTCTTTGCGTTGTCGGGGCGTATGCTCTCAATAACAACAATTTTGATTTGATTTCCCTCATCTTTTTCGGCGGGCTCGGATACGTCCTTACAAAAGCGTCCATACCGTTGGCCCCGCTTCTTTTGGCAATGATCCTCTCAGGAATCATCGAAATAAATTTTAGAAGGACGATAGGCTTGTTCAATAATGATTATACGGTGTTTTTCACCCGCCCGATCAGCGCTTTCTTCGTTATTGTCAGCATATTGATTGTAGCGAGGATTCTTTTCAAGGAATTGAAGAAATACCGTAACACCGTGCATGGGCAGGAGTCCTTATGA
- a CDS encoding Bug family tripartite tricarboxylate transporter substrate binding protein, translating to MKKLLASALCGLAILCSVSANEAKAAYPYDRPINIVVPFGPGGSMDIAARILGDYFLQKHKINVNVINKPGGSQAIGMNDVLRARPDGYTIAFPTFSVISTTPKISNVGYDINSIKPICQVTTLPATMAVHKDSGIKTLADFMEKAKTDPQNTVFATTAAISYQRLLFTKILNRFHKDLKIRHIAYNSNHEVSTALLGKHITAGIGIPANIAPYAESGDFTVIAIAGTERNPEFPDTPTFEEIYRDQMTPEDKNWISVSSWGGFLASNKVSDDKIAILADLVKEALEDPEVIEKFKKVKIDIVYLDQKQFKEEIINGVNLVDSILQGKKSLD from the coding sequence ATGAAAAAACTTCTGGCAAGCGCCCTTTGCGGCTTGGCGATCCTGTGTTCCGTTTCAGCAAACGAAGCAAAAGCCGCCTATCCCTATGACAGACCGATCAATATCGTCGTTCCTTTCGGTCCCGGCGGAAGCATGGACATTGCGGCAAGAATCTTAGGCGATTACTTTTTGCAAAAACACAAAATAAATGTGAATGTCATCAACAAACCCGGAGGCTCCCAAGCTATCGGCATGAACGACGTCCTGCGCGCAAGGCCTGACGGATACACCATCGCATTCCCGACATTCAGCGTCATTTCAACCACCCCTAAGATTTCCAACGTCGGTTATGACATCAACAGCATAAAACCTATCTGCCAAGTGACCACACTGCCGGCTACCATGGCTGTGCATAAGGATTCCGGCATCAAAACCTTAGCGGATTTCATGGAAAAGGCGAAAACAGATCCGCAAAATACGGTATTCGCCACAACTGCGGCTATTTCATATCAACGTTTGCTTTTTACAAAAATATTAAACCGTTTTCATAAAGATTTAAAAATACGGCACATAGCATACAACAGCAACCATGAAGTAAGCACCGCCCTGCTTGGAAAACACATCACAGCGGGCATTGGCATTCCCGCCAATATCGCCCCTTACGCGGAATCAGGAGATTTTACCGTAATCGCCATTGCCGGAACGGAACGCAATCCTGAATTTCCCGATACACCGACTTTTGAAGAAATTTATCGGGACCAAATGACTCCTGAAGACAAAAATTGGATCAGCGTTTCATCTTGGGGCGGATTTTTGGCTTCAAACAAAGTTTCCGATGACAAGATCGCAATCTTGGCGGATTTAGTGAAAGAAGCCTTGGAAGACCCCGAAGTTATCGAAAAATTCAAAAAAGTTAAAATCGATATTGTCTACCTCGACCAAAAACAATTCAAAGAAGAAATCATCAATGGCGTCAATTTGGTCGACAGCATTTTACAAGGTAAAAAAAGCTTAGACTAG